In Nitrosophilus alvini, the following are encoded in one genomic region:
- a CDS encoding phospholipase D-like domain-containing protein: protein MNIKIANILFLIMMTLTLNAQEGTLYVMPKESKEALSALLDSIDKAKSKIDVAIYSFTHKKIAKRLKNAAKRGVKVRIIFDKKSNINYKRSQLRYLAKYSNIDIYLINGKRFKNRKYFGKMHMKLAIIDNRRLIFGSANWSNSGFGKNYELLYIIDSYHMAKKAGNYYEQMIREAERY from the coding sequence ATGAATATAAAAATAGCAAATATTTTGTTTCTTATTATGATGACTCTGACTCTAAATGCCCAGGAAGGTACGCTTTATGTGATGCCTAAAGAGTCAAAAGAGGCACTATCTGCTCTTCTTGATTCCATTGACAAAGCAAAATCAAAAATCGACGTGGCCATATACAGTTTTACACATAAAAAGATAGCTAAAAGACTTAAAAATGCGGCAAAAAGAGGGGTCAAGGTTAGAATAATATTTGATAAAAAATCAAACATAAACTATAAAAGAAGTCAGCTCAGATATCTGGCGAAATATTCAAATATTGATATCTATCTTATAAACGGAAAGAGATTCAAAAATAGAAAATATTTCGGAAAAATGCATATGAAACTTGCCATCATCGATAATAGACGGCTTATTTTCGGTTCTGCGAACTGGTCCAATTCCGGATTTGGAAAAAATTATGAATTGCTGTATATTATAGACAGTTACCATATGGCAAAAAAAGCTGGGAATTATTATGAACAGATGATCAGGGAAGCGGAAAGATACTAA
- the argS gene encoding arginine--tRNA ligase produces the protein MKKRVQSILEKYIKKSVVLEKPKDKSFGHFATPIAFSLAKEYRKSPMVIADELAKMFSQEDSVFESVEAIKGYVNFRLSEDFLDSYASWALKNEDEFASDEKSESILLEFVSANPTGPLHIGHARGAVIGDALSRIGKRLGYKITKEYYINDAGNQIYLLGLSIYLSGRENILKDKVEWPKEYYKGEYILDLAKKAYEVFGEAVFVDEVHIPKLSEWAKDEMMELIKSDLEEIGIEFDSFVSEKELYQKWPKVLEKLEENGAIYEKDGKIWIKSTEYGDEKDRVVVREDGRPTYLAGDIIYHDYKFQRGFDRYINIWGADHHGYIARVKAAIKFLGYDENRLEVILAQMVSLLKGGEPYKMSKRAGNFILMSDVVKEVGADALRFIFLTKKADTHLEFDVDMLKREDSSNPVYYINYAHARINSLFEKAGKTLDDVIGVKLEKLNDDAKDLMFASLLLPEVIEDAFEKRELQRVTDYLKNLAAMFHRFYNANKVIGTDYEERYLKLFAITALSIRTGLGLLGIEAKKRM, from the coding sequence TTGAAAAAAAGAGTACAGTCTATCTTGGAAAAGTATATTAAAAAAAGTGTGGTTCTTGAAAAACCGAAAGATAAATCTTTCGGACATTTTGCCACGCCTATTGCGTTTTCGCTTGCTAAAGAGTATCGAAAGTCGCCGATGGTTATAGCGGATGAGTTGGCAAAAATGTTTTCGCAGGAAGACTCCGTATTTGAATCGGTAGAAGCTATAAAGGGGTATGTAAACTTCAGACTCAGCGAAGATTTTCTGGATAGCTATGCCTCATGGGCGCTTAAAAACGAAGATGAGTTTGCCAGTGATGAAAAAAGCGAGTCAATTTTGCTTGAATTTGTCAGTGCAAACCCAACCGGACCTCTTCATATAGGACATGCAAGAGGAGCCGTAATCGGCGATGCACTCAGCAGAATAGGAAAAAGACTCGGATACAAAATTACAAAAGAGTACTATATTAACGATGCGGGAAACCAGATCTACCTGCTTGGACTTTCGATCTATCTTTCAGGAAGAGAAAATATCCTCAAAGACAAGGTGGAGTGGCCTAAAGAGTATTACAAAGGTGAATATATACTTGATCTTGCAAAAAAGGCGTATGAAGTTTTCGGTGAAGCCGTTTTTGTAGATGAGGTGCATATACCTAAGCTCTCTGAATGGGCAAAAGACGAGATGATGGAGCTTATAAAAAGCGATCTTGAAGAGATAGGAATCGAATTTGACTCATTTGTAAGTGAAAAAGAGCTTTATCAGAAGTGGCCAAAGGTTTTGGAAAAACTTGAAGAGAATGGCGCTATATATGAAAAAGATGGAAAAATTTGGATCAAGTCGACAGAATACGGGGATGAGAAAGACAGAGTCGTTGTAAGAGAAGACGGAAGACCTACATATCTGGCCGGAGATATCATTTACCATGATTACAAATTTCAAAGAGGGTTTGACAGATATATAAATATCTGGGGAGCAGACCATCACGGATATATTGCAAGAGTTAAAGCTGCAATAAAATTTTTGGGATATGATGAAAACAGACTGGAAGTTATTTTGGCTCAGATGGTTTCTCTTCTTAAAGGCGGCGAGCCTTACAAGATGAGTAAAAGAGCCGGAAATTTCATTTTGATGAGCGATGTTGTCAAAGAAGTGGGTGCTGATGCTTTGAGATTTATATTTTTGACCAAAAAAGCGGATACGCATCTGGAATTTGATGTTGATATGTTAAAAAGAGAAGACTCCTCAAATCCCGTTTATTATATAAACTATGCTCATGCCAGGATAAATTCCCTTTTTGAAAAAGCTGGCAAAACTCTTGATGATGTGATAGGAGTGAAGCTCGAAAAACTGAATGATGATGCCAAGGATTTGATGTTTGCATCTCTTCTTCTGCCTGAAGTTATAGAAGACGCATTCGAAAAAAGAGAACTCCAAAGAGTTACTGATTATTTAAAAAATTTGGCGGCTATGTTTCATAGATTTTACAATGCAAACAAAGTAATAGGGACAGATTACGAAGAGAGATACCTTAAGCTTTTCGCAATAACGGCTCTATCTATCAGAACCGGCCTTGGTCTGCTGGGTATCGAAGCTAAAAAGAGGATGTAG
- a CDS encoding ABC transporter ATP-binding protein, with amino-acid sequence MTKKTEEREEISSLLLNASNISHSFDYPLFDNVTLQLKSCESVAVIGVSGSGKSTLLHILSTLLKPQKGEVTLFGKKIYNSHKKDIMEIRREKIGIIFQSHYLFKGFSAFENIKVASLLAKKEIDEEIIDSFGIKKVIHKKVTELSGGEQQRVSIARVLTKKPKIIFADEPTGNLDKKTAGEVMQRVFGYLKKSGGALFLVTHDLDLAKKCDRVYKLENRKLVKIQDF; translated from the coding sequence ATGACAAAAAAAACAGAAGAGAGAGAAGAGATCTCTTCTCTTCTTTTGAATGCTTCAAATATCTCCCACTCATTTGACTATCCCCTGTTCGATAATGTAACACTGCAGTTGAAGAGTTGCGAAAGTGTTGCTGTTATAGGTGTAAGCGGCAGTGGAAAATCGACTCTTTTGCATATCCTTTCTACACTTTTAAAACCTCAAAAGGGTGAAGTAACTCTTTTTGGAAAAAAAATCTATAATTCTCATAAAAAAGATATTATGGAAATCAGAAGAGAAAAGATAGGCATCATTTTTCAATCTCATTATCTTTTCAAAGGTTTTAGTGCTTTTGAGAATATAAAAGTGGCTTCTTTGCTTGCAAAAAAAGAGATAGATGAAGAGATTATCGACTCTTTCGGAATAAAAAAAGTTATACATAAAAAAGTTACCGAATTAAGCGGCGGTGAGCAGCAAAGAGTCTCCATAGCGAGGGTACTGACAAAAAAACCAAAAATTATTTTTGCGGATGAACCTACCGGAAATCTGGATAAAAAGACCGCAGGCGAAGTTATGCAAAGGGTCTTCGGATATCTAAAAAAGTCAGGCGGTGCCCTTTTTCTTGTTACTCATGATTTAGATCTCGCAAAAAAGTGCGATCGTGTTTACAAACTGGAAAACAGGAAACTTGTAAAGATTCAGGATTTTTGA
- the rpsB gene encoding 30S ribosomal protein S2: MVTMKDLLECGVHFGHQTRRWNPKMKKYIFGVRKNIHIIDLQKTLRYFRYTYNIARDAAKEGKTILFVGTKKQARNAIQEYAQKAGMPYVNSRWLGGTLTNFPTIKKSIRKLEVIEEMEKSGQMELLTKKEALMLKRRKEKLENFLGGIRDMKTLPDMLFVIDAVREHIAVKEANKLGIPVIAPLDTNCDPDVIDYPIPGNDDAIRSIQLFCKEMAEAIIEGKELRAQEEAEEQEEAAVEEVTEEEIAETVEEAKEEAAKEEETE; the protein is encoded by the coding sequence ATGGTTACAATGAAAGACCTGCTCGAATGCGGGGTGCACTTCGGACATCAGACAAGAAGATGGAATCCAAAGATGAAAAAATATATCTTTGGAGTAAGAAAGAATATCCATATTATCGACCTTCAAAAGACTCTGAGATATTTCAGATATACATATAACATAGCAAGAGATGCGGCAAAAGAAGGAAAAACAATACTTTTTGTGGGAACAAAGAAACAGGCGAGAAACGCTATACAGGAGTATGCGCAAAAAGCCGGAATGCCATACGTCAATTCAAGATGGCTTGGTGGAACTCTTACGAACTTTCCTACGATTAAAAAATCAATAAGAAAACTTGAAGTTATAGAAGAGATGGAAAAGAGCGGTCAGATGGAGCTTCTTACAAAAAAAGAAGCTTTGATGCTCAAAAGAAGAAAAGAGAAACTTGAAAACTTTCTGGGCGGAATCAGAGATATGAAAACGTTGCCGGATATGCTTTTTGTTATTGATGCGGTAAGAGAGCATATTGCGGTAAAAGAGGCGAATAAGCTTGGAATTCCGGTAATTGCCCCTCTTGATACAAACTGCGATCCTGATGTTATAGACTATCCTATTCCGGGAAATGATGATGCTATCAGATCTATACAGCTTTTCTGCAAAGAGATGGCAGAGGCTATCATCGAAGGAAAAGAGCTTAGAGCACAGGAAGAGGCGGAAGAGCAGGAAGAGGCTGCAGTTGAAGAGGTAACAGAAGAAGAGATAGCCGAAACTGTAGAAGAGGCAAAAGAAGAAGCAGCTAAAGAGGAGGAGACAGAATAA
- the nadD gene encoding nicotinate (nicotinamide) nucleotide adenylyltransferase, producing the protein MKIAIFGGSFDPVHTGHIEVVKKALHELDIDKIIIVPTYLNPFKKRFFAPPALRVRWLKKAFMPFKNVDISLYEIENQRPTYTIETTQYLKKKYKNIEKIYIIIGADNLKDLKKWYKYRHLNKIAEFVIATRGQEKIPAKYKKIKVNVPVSSTQLRKKPIRRYLPKIVAGEIIRFYKKASGHRHSNDQ; encoded by the coding sequence TTGAAAATAGCAATTTTCGGAGGAAGTTTTGATCCGGTTCACACCGGTCATATAGAGGTTGTCAAAAAAGCACTTCATGAGCTGGATATCGACAAAATAATAATAGTACCCACCTATCTGAATCCTTTTAAAAAAAGATTTTTCGCCCCTCCCGCTCTTCGTGTAAGATGGCTGAAAAAAGCTTTCATGCCATTTAAAAACGTAGATATATCGCTTTATGAGATAGAAAATCAAAGACCTACCTATACTATAGAGACGACCCAATATCTGAAGAAAAAATACAAAAATATAGAAAAGATATATATCATAATAGGAGCAGACAATCTCAAAGATCTTAAAAAGTGGTACAAATACAGGCATTTGAACAAGATTGCGGAATTTGTCATAGCAACAAGAGGCCAAGAAAAAATTCCGGCCAAATATAAAAAGATAAAAGTCAATGTTCCTGTCAGTTCAACACAGCTTAGAAAAAAACCTATAAGAAGATATTTGCCTAAAATAGTTGCTGGCGAGATAATTCGGTTTTATAAAAAAGCTTCCGGCCATCGGCACTCCAATGACCAATGA
- the rsfS gene encoding ribosome silencing factor, with the protein MQERIERIKKFLEEKKAEDVQIFDLKDKGYFVDTVIIATSLGDKHTAALLDYLKEKLKPLGEEFLKIDESDEWIVIDLGDILIHIMTEAYRKKYNIEEFLEAIKEGREIKE; encoded by the coding sequence ATGCAAGAAAGAATTGAAAGAATAAAAAAGTTTCTCGAAGAGAAAAAGGCGGAAGATGTTCAGATATTTGACCTAAAAGACAAAGGATATTTTGTTGATACGGTTATAATAGCCACATCTCTTGGTGACAAACATACAGCAGCTTTACTGGATTATCTGAAAGAAAAACTAAAACCTCTGGGTGAAGAGTTTCTTAAAATTGATGAAAGCGACGAATGGATCGTTATAGATCTCGGTGACATACTTATACATATAATGACCGAAGCTTACAGAAAAAAATATAATATAGAAGAGTTTTTGGAAGCTATCAAAGAGGGCAGGGAGATAAAAGAGTAG
- the bcp gene encoding thioredoxin-dependent thiol peroxidase — protein sequence MLKIADLAPDFCLPNQDDVEICLHDLKGKWVVLYFYPKDNTPGCTTEACDFTERMPEFEEQDAVILGVSPDTTQKHRNFIEKKGLKITLLSDTEKEVLKKYGAWGLKKMYGKEFEGVIRSTFLIDPEGKIAYIWPKVKVKGHAEEVKEKLKELRKGKL from the coding sequence ATGTTGAAAATTGCAGATTTGGCGCCGGATTTTTGTTTGCCGAATCAAGATGATGTTGAGATATGTCTTCATGATTTGAAAGGAAAATGGGTTGTTCTATATTTTTATCCCAAGGATAACACGCCCGGATGTACTACCGAAGCATGTGATTTTACCGAGCGGATGCCGGAGTTTGAAGAACAAGACGCGGTTATTTTGGGTGTAAGCCCGGATACGACGCAAAAACACAGAAATTTTATAGAGAAAAAAGGGCTCAAAATAACGCTACTTAGCGATACCGAAAAAGAAGTCCTCAAAAAGTATGGAGCGTGGGGGCTTAAAAAGATGTATGGCAAAGAGTTCGAAGGGGTCATAAGATCGACTTTTCTTATTGATCCTGAAGGTAAGATAGCCTATATATGGCCGAAAGTGAAGGTAAAGGGGCATGCGGAGGAGGTAAAAGAGAAATTAAAAGAGCTGAGAAAGGGTAAGCTTTAA
- a CDS encoding phosphoglycerate kinase codes for MHIKSIKELDIANKSVFIRCDFNVPMDEFGNITDDRRIRSALQTIRYCLDHDCKIVLASHLGRPKGFEEKYSLKPVARRLHSLLKLDIIMAKDVIGEDAKTKAKNLKNGEILLLENLRFEKGETKNDPEFAKELAKFGEIYINDAFGVSHRAHASVEAVTHFYDEEHKGAGFLLLKEIKFFHHLLKRPTRPFVAVIGGSKVSGKLQALINLLPKVDKMLIGGGMAFTFLKAMGEEVGNSLVEDDLIDEAAKIMEEAKRLGVKLYLPVDLVVAQTFSEDSPIKYVTYKEIPRGWMGLDIGPATVRLFREALNDAQTILWNGPMGVYEMDKFARGSFQISHFIAQSYAVKVVGGGDTADLVQRAGDDEEMTFISTGGGASLELIEGKTLPGIAALMVENGEEE; via the coding sequence GTGCATATAAAATCGATAAAAGAGCTCGATATCGCAAATAAAAGCGTATTTATAAGATGTGATTTTAATGTTCCGATGGATGAATTCGGAAATATAACGGATGACAGAAGAATTCGTTCGGCGCTGCAGACTATCAGATACTGTCTGGACCATGACTGCAAAATTGTACTTGCAAGTCATCTTGGACGACCGAAAGGTTTTGAAGAAAAGTACTCTTTGAAACCGGTTGCCAGAAGGCTTCACTCTTTATTGAAACTTGATATTATTATGGCAAAGGATGTAATCGGCGAAGATGCCAAGACAAAAGCCAAAAATCTTAAGAACGGTGAAATATTGCTTTTGGAAAATCTAAGGTTTGAAAAAGGCGAAACAAAAAACGATCCCGAATTTGCAAAAGAGCTTGCAAAGTTTGGTGAAATATATATAAATGATGCTTTTGGCGTAAGTCACAGAGCCCATGCTTCCGTTGAAGCCGTTACACATTTTTATGACGAAGAGCACAAAGGAGCAGGATTTTTGCTTTTAAAAGAGATTAAATTTTTTCATCATCTGTTAAAAAGACCTACGCGACCATTTGTTGCGGTTATAGGCGGGAGCAAGGTTTCAGGAAAACTTCAGGCCTTGATAAATCTTTTGCCAAAAGTTGATAAAATGCTTATTGGCGGAGGAATGGCTTTTACATTTCTAAAAGCTATGGGAGAAGAGGTTGGAAACTCTTTGGTGGAAGACGATTTGATAGATGAAGCCGCAAAGATTATGGAAGAGGCCAAGAGACTAGGGGTAAAGCTGTATCTGCCTGTTGACCTGGTAGTTGCCCAGACATTCAGTGAAGACTCTCCCATAAAATATGTCACATACAAGGAGATACCCAGAGGCTGGATGGGACTTGATATCGGTCCTGCGACTGTAAGGCTTTTCAGAGAAGCTCTCAATGATGCACAGACAATTCTTTGGAACGGACCGATGGGCGTATATGAGATGGACAAATTTGCCAGAGGAAGTTTTCAGATATCCCATTTTATAGCACAGTCGTATGCCGTCAAGGTAGTAGGGGGCGGTGATACCGCAGATTTGGTACAAAGAGCCGGAGATGATGAAGAGATGACTTTTATCTCAACCGGAGGAGGTGCAAGTTTAGAGCTGATTGAAGGCAAAACACTTCCTGGTATCGCAGCTCTTATGGTAGAGAACGGAGAAGAAGAGTGA
- a CDS encoding DUF523 domain-containing protein, giving the protein MRKPKDTGSNTKVAVSACLLGENCRYDGGNRRDEELIKEIKEYDVVSFCPEDNILGTPRETIDLIKKDGSIRAIGNESRKDYTEKIANEAQRFAKRYPDIEKFFLKSKSPSCALCSARVYDENCNLLKSDETGIFAKKLKEFYKNAEFVERNP; this is encoded by the coding sequence GTGAGAAAGCCAAAAGATACTGGCTCCAACACAAAAGTAGCCGTAAGTGCATGTCTGTTGGGGGAAAATTGCAGATATGACGGAGGAAACAGAAGAGACGAGGAGTTGATAAAAGAGATCAAAGAGTATGATGTAGTCTCTTTTTGCCCAGAAGATAATATATTGGGAACTCCCAGAGAAACGATAGATCTGATAAAAAAAGATGGAAGCATTCGAGCCATTGGAAACGAGAGTCGCAAAGACTATACCGAAAAGATTGCAAATGAGGCGCAAAGATTTGCGAAAAGATATCCTGATATAGAGAAATTTTTTCTAAAATCAAAATCGCCGAGCTGTGCTTTGTGCAGTGCCAGAGTATATGACGAAAACTGCAACCTTTTAAAGAGTGATGAAACAGGGATTTTTGCAAAAAAACTTAAAGAGTTTTATAAAAATGCCGAGTTTGTAGAGAGGAACCCTTGA
- the tsf gene encoding translation elongation factor Ts, producing MNISAAMVKDLRLKTGAGMMDCKKALIEAEGDLDKAVDILRKKGIAKAAKKADRVASEGAITIEISDDYKCATISEINSETDFVAQNDNFQALVKKATKHIHVTAPDTVEDLLETEIDGIKFEEFMKAQIAKIGENIIVRRFDRICVEGNGVVNGYLHMGGKIGVIVAAVCDKPEVCDSIKDILKDIAMHIAAMNPKYLDESSIPESVIEKEKEIAVAQLEKEGKPANIIEKILPGKIKKFVEENTLLGQKFVKDDKKTVRQVLEEAAKKAGGTAKIVEFVRYELGEGIEKKGCSFAEEVAQQLGE from the coding sequence ATGAATATCAGTGCAGCTATGGTAAAAGATTTGAGACTGAAAACCGGTGCCGGAATGATGGATTGTAAAAAAGCCCTCATTGAAGCTGAAGGAGACCTTGATAAAGCGGTAGATATTCTAAGAAAAAAGGGTATCGCCAAAGCTGCAAAGAAAGCGGATAGAGTAGCAAGCGAAGGAGCTATAACCATCGAAATAAGCGATGACTACAAATGTGCTACGATAAGCGAAATAAACTCTGAAACAGATTTTGTAGCTCAAAACGATAACTTTCAGGCTCTTGTAAAAAAAGCGACTAAGCATATCCATGTAACGGCGCCTGATACTGTAGAGGATCTTTTAGAAACCGAAATTGACGGTATAAAATTTGAAGAGTTTATGAAAGCGCAGATTGCAAAAATCGGAGAAAACATTATTGTAAGAAGATTTGACAGAATCTGCGTAGAAGGTAACGGTGTTGTAAACGGATATCTTCACATGGGAGGAAAAATAGGCGTTATTGTTGCAGCTGTTTGCGACAAACCCGAAGTATGTGATTCTATAAAAGATATTTTGAAAGATATAGCTATGCATATAGCAGCTATGAATCCAAAATATCTTGATGAGAGCTCAATTCCCGAGAGTGTTATTGAAAAAGAGAAAGAGATAGCGGTAGCTCAGCTTGAGAAAGAGGGCAAACCTGCAAATATCATCGAAAAAATTCTTCCGGGAAAAATCAAAAAATTTGTAGAAGAAAATACACTTCTTGGACAGAAATTTGTCAAAGATGACAAAAAAACTGTCAGACAAGTTCTTGAAGAAGCTGCTAAAAAAGCCGGAGGGACAGCTAAGATTGTAGAGTTTGTAAGATATGAACTTGGCGAAGGGATCGAGAAAAAAGGATGCTCTTTCGCTGAAGAGGTAGCTCAGCAGCTCGGCGAATAA
- the gap gene encoding type I glyceraldehyde-3-phosphate dehydrogenase — translation MAVKVAVNGFGRIGRSVARIIAKRDDIELVAINDLASMEMIEYLLKYDSVHGIFDEDVEILDESFLKIGNSKVKVFSDRDPENLRFADYGAEIVLECTGVFLTREQARAHIDNGAKKVIFSAPAKDDTPTYVIGVNEHNYNGEKIISNASCTTNCLGPVAKVLDDAFGIEKGLMTTIHSYTNDQNILDVKHRKDKRRARAAAVNMIPTTTGAAKAIGLVLPQLQGKMHGQSVRVPTPNVSMVDLNVIVKKDTSKEEINELFVQKSQNELKNILAVDNDYRVSQDFQGDPHSSIVALDLTQVICGNMVKVMAWYDNEWGYSNRLVDMAVYISEK, via the coding sequence ATGGCGGTAAAAGTAGCAGTCAACGGATTTGGAAGAATAGGAAGAAGCGTTGCAAGAATTATTGCCAAAAGAGATGATATAGAACTAGTTGCTATTAACGACCTGGCTTCTATGGAGATGATAGAATATCTTCTGAAATATGACAGCGTGCACGGTATTTTTGACGAAGATGTAGAAATTCTTGATGAGAGTTTTTTAAAAATCGGGAATTCGAAAGTAAAAGTGTTTTCTGACAGAGACCCTGAGAATCTAAGATTTGCAGATTACGGTGCTGAAATAGTTCTGGAATGTACAGGAGTTTTTTTAACTAGAGAGCAGGCCAGGGCGCATATAGACAACGGTGCGAAAAAAGTTATCTTTTCTGCACCTGCTAAAGATGATACCCCTACATATGTTATTGGGGTAAATGAGCATAACTACAATGGCGAAAAGATAATATCAAACGCAAGTTGTACAACAAACTGCCTTGGCCCGGTTGCGAAAGTTTTAGATGATGCATTCGGTATAGAAAAAGGCCTGATGACTACAATTCACAGCTATACGAATGATCAGAATATTCTTGATGTAAAACATAGAAAAGATAAAAGAAGGGCACGCGCCGCAGCTGTCAACATGATACCTACTACAACAGGTGCCGCAAAAGCTATCGGACTTGTTTTGCCGCAGCTTCAGGGCAAGATGCACGGACAAAGTGTCAGGGTTCCGACTCCCAACGTCTCTATGGTGGATCTGAATGTAATAGTTAAAAAAGATACTTCCAAAGAAGAGATAAACGAACTTTTTGTGCAAAAATCGCAAAATGAACTGAAAAACATTCTTGCAGTCGATAATGACTACAGAGTTTCCCAGGATTTTCAGGGAGACCCCCACAGCTCTATCGTTGCCCTCGATCTTACGCAGGTGATCTGCGGCAATATGGTTAAAGTTATGGCTTGGTATGATAATGAGTGGGGATACTCCAACAGACTTGTCGATATGGCGGTCTATATAAGCGAAAAATAG
- the gmk gene encoding guanylate kinase gives MSGAFLVISGPSGSGKSSLIKEMIKRVDNIYFSISTTTRPKREGEKEGVDYYFVSKEEFEKDIKEGMFLEYANVHGNYYGTSMRQINNALKEGKLVVFDIDVQGHRSIREKMGDITTSVFVTTPTLQELKTRLQNRGTDSAEVIEKRISNALEEIKEAIYFDFILINDKFESALNRLCSVAEAAKLKRSKKEIKKFVENWSRAQ, from the coding sequence ATGAGCGGAGCTTTTCTGGTGATTTCAGGTCCGAGCGGATCGGGTAAAAGTTCTTTGATTAAAGAGATGATAAAAAGAGTCGACAATATATATTTCAGTATATCTACAACTACCAGACCCAAAAGAGAGGGAGAAAAAGAAGGGGTCGATTACTATTTCGTTTCCAAAGAGGAGTTTGAAAAAGATATAAAAGAGGGGATGTTTCTGGAGTACGCCAACGTTCATGGCAACTATTACGGAACATCAATGAGGCAGATAAACAATGCTTTAAAAGAAGGAAAGCTGGTAGTTTTTGATATAGATGTTCAGGGTCATAGAAGTATCAGAGAAAAAATGGGAGATATAACGACCTCAGTATTTGTTACTACTCCTACTCTTCAGGAACTGAAAACAAGACTTCAGAACAGAGGGACAGACAGTGCTGAAGTGATAGAAAAAAGAATTTCAAATGCTCTTGAAGAGATAAAAGAGGCTATATATTTTGATTTTATTCTTATTAATGATAAATTTGAATCGGCTCTTAATAGACTCTGCAGCGTTGCAGAAGCTGCGAAACTCAAAAGGTCTAAAAAAGAGATAAAAAAGTTTGTAGAAAATTGGAGCCGCGCACAATAA
- a CDS encoding Sec-independent protein translocase subunit TatA/TatB has translation MGMPSMPELLIILAIVVLLFGAKKIPELAKGLGSGIKNFKKAMKEDEEEVAKAEPKKEIEGKEEAASNTSKTTESKEA, from the coding sequence ATGGGTATGCCAAGTATGCCGGAATTATTGATAATATTGGCTATTGTCGTACTTCTTTTTGGTGCGAAAAAGATTCCCGAACTTGCCAAAGGGCTAGGGAGCGGTATCAAAAACTTTAAAAAAGCCATGAAAGAAGACGAGGAAGAAGTTGCTAAAGCAGAACCCAAAAAGGAGATAGAGGGAAAAGAGGAAGCAGCTTCAAATACTTCAAAAACTACAGAATCAAAAGAGGCTTGA